Proteins encoded by one window of Mesorhizobium sp. INR15:
- a CDS encoding CPBP family intramembrane glutamic endopeptidase, translated as MTIDPAAFERYRQSPNRKTTLPRLLLGTLIVIVFWTATTMAVLYGGTYAFFTWQASIGAPPPTGGVMQGFLASPVGVLTVLASFGGIWIGLWIAMRWVHGEPLAALIGNSHRVSWSGFLKGLIAVLITSLLSEILLYLLQPEIARGPVSLPAWFLFFIPIVALTLLQISSEEVLFRGYLLRGLAKRFKSPLIWALLPGLLFTSLHWSTSSAAAINACVLASIAAFALLLTLIVYATGNLGAAFGAHLGNNLTGFLLISHQESYNSFALFSAKPLEGPGWTTGDAVIIACIGIVCSLLTIVLLLHPRSPLKVTPDLYEVGQAS; from the coding sequence GTGACGATCGACCCCGCCGCCTTCGAACGCTACCGGCAATCGCCAAACCGCAAGACGACCTTGCCACGCCTGTTGCTGGGCACGCTGATCGTCATCGTTTTCTGGACCGCGACCACAATGGCGGTGCTTTATGGCGGCACCTATGCCTTCTTCACCTGGCAGGCATCGATTGGTGCGCCTCCCCCGACGGGCGGGGTGATGCAGGGCTTCCTCGCCTCGCCTGTCGGCGTCCTCACCGTGCTCGCCTCCTTCGGCGGCATCTGGATCGGCCTCTGGATTGCCATGCGCTGGGTCCATGGCGAGCCGCTGGCGGCGCTGATTGGCAACAGCCATCGTGTCTCGTGGTCCGGCTTCCTCAAGGGCCTGATCGCGGTGCTGATCACGTCGCTGCTGTCGGAAATCCTGCTCTACCTCCTGCAGCCCGAGATCGCTCGTGGGCCTGTCAGCCTGCCAGCCTGGTTTTTGTTCTTCATCCCGATTGTCGCGCTGACGCTGCTGCAGATATCTTCGGAAGAAGTGCTGTTTCGCGGCTACCTGCTGCGCGGCCTGGCTAAACGCTTCAAGAGCCCGCTCATCTGGGCGTTGCTGCCGGGCCTGCTGTTCACCTCGCTGCACTGGAGCACCAGCTCGGCCGCCGCCATCAACGCCTGCGTGCTGGCCTCGATCGCGGCTTTCGCCCTGCTGTTGACCCTCATCGTCTATGCCACCGGCAATCTCGGGGCGGCCTTCGGGGCCCACCTTGGCAACAACCTGACCGGCTTCCTGCTGATCTCGCACCAGGAAAGCTACAATTCCTTCGCCTTGTTCAGCGCCAAGCCGCTGGAAGGCCCGGGCTGGACGACCGGGGATGCGGTCATCATCGCCTGTATCGGCATTGTCTGCAGCCTGCTGACCATCGTGCTGCTTCTACACCCGCGTTCGCCGCTGAAGGTCACGCCCGATCTTTATGAGGTGGGCCAGGCGAGCTAA
- a CDS encoding putative zinc-binding metallopeptidase, translating to MKLFDCPHCSHRLYFENAQCLNCSSHVLYDPEHARFALSGVDGILPCTNADECACNWKAEPGQPFCRACVLNQLIPDLSVDGNRRRWIRVEAAKKRAIYSLLAFGLPVAPKHNPSDEIGLAFDFLADPIGGGPGGERILTGHDNGLITLNVAEADSAEREKRRVEMGENYRTLLGHFRHELGHYYWDRLIRDDPQRLEAFRALFGDDRADYEQALQAYYTNGAAPDWQQSHISAYATSHPWEDWAETWAHHLHITDTLEMVHALNFPLGRLETVEANELPRSDTGGGLQAAPSEPSAIPEPFEKILARWLVLSEASNSINRCMGLPDLYPFVISDVTAGKLAFVHDLLTGRMSRQPG from the coding sequence ATGAAACTCTTCGACTGCCCGCATTGCAGCCATCGTCTCTACTTCGAAAACGCCCAGTGCCTGAACTGCTCCAGTCATGTGCTCTACGATCCCGAGCATGCGCGCTTCGCCCTGTCTGGTGTCGACGGCATCTTGCCTTGCACCAATGCCGATGAATGCGCCTGCAACTGGAAAGCCGAACCCGGACAGCCCTTCTGCCGCGCCTGCGTGCTCAACCAGTTGATCCCGGATTTGTCGGTCGACGGCAACCGCCGCCGCTGGATCCGCGTCGAGGCGGCGAAGAAGCGCGCGATCTATTCGCTGCTCGCCTTCGGACTGCCGGTCGCGCCCAAGCACAACCCATCGGACGAGATTGGCCTCGCCTTCGACTTCCTCGCCGATCCGATCGGCGGCGGCCCCGGCGGCGAGCGCATTCTGACCGGTCACGACAACGGCTTGATCACATTGAATGTCGCCGAGGCTGATTCAGCCGAAAGGGAAAAGCGGCGCGTCGAGATGGGCGAGAACTACCGCACGCTGCTCGGCCACTTCCGCCACGAACTTGGCCACTACTACTGGGACCGCCTGATCCGCGACGACCCGCAACGGCTGGAGGCTTTTCGCGCGCTGTTCGGAGACGATCGCGCCGATTACGAACAGGCACTGCAGGCCTACTACACCAATGGCGCCGCGCCCGACTGGCAGCAAAGCCATATCTCGGCCTACGCCACCTCGCACCCCTGGGAGGACTGGGCCGAGACCTGGGCGCATCATCTCCACATCACCGACACGCTGGAGATGGTCCATGCGCTCAACTTCCCGCTCGGTAGGCTGGAGACGGTGGAAGCCAATGAATTGCCTCGAAGTGACACCGGCGGCGGGCTGCAGGCGGCGCCATCGGAGCCTTCCGCCATACCCGAGCCCTTCGAAAAGATCCTGGCCCGCTGGCTGGTGCTGTCGGAAGCCTCCAATTCGATCAACCGTTGCATGGGCCTGCCCGACCTCTATCCTTTCGTCATTTCGGACGTCACCGCAGGCAAGCTTGCCTTCGTGCATGATCTTCTGACCGGGCGGATGTCGCGGCAGCCGGGATGA